In a genomic window of Callithrix jacchus isolate 240 chromosome 22, calJac240_pri, whole genome shotgun sequence:
- the LOC144576459 gene encoding uncharacterized protein LOC144576459 isoform X6, protein MGIIKQIRTELLNVAKEAVTFKDVAVVFTEEELGLLDPAQRKLYRDVMLENFGNLLSVGQQAFNRDTFQFLREEKVWMMKTATQREGNSGGKIQTEMKPVSEAGTHQEWSCQQIWEKIVSDLTRSQASVIHSSQFSKQSDLPCQTEAGLSVINIRQKSSQGNGYKQSFNDLSIFDFHQQLHSGEKSHTCDECGKSFCYISALRIHQRVHMGDKCYKCDVCGKEFSQSLHLQTHQRLHTGEKPFKCVECGKGFSRRSALNVHCKLHTGEKPYNCEECGKAFIHDSQLQEHQRIHTGEKPFKCDICDKSFCGRSRLNRHSMVHTGEKPFQCDMCGKSFRQRSALNSHHMVHTGEKPYKCEECGKGFICRRDLYTHHMVHTGEKPYNCKECGKSFRWASCLLKHQRVHSGEKPFKCEECGKGFYTNSQRYSHQRSHSGEKPYKCVECGKGYKRRLDLDFHQRVHTGEKLYNCKECGKSFSRAPCLLKHERLHSGEKPFQCEECGKRFTQNSHLHSHQRVHTGEKPYKCEKCGKGYNSKFNLDMHQKVHTGERPYNCKECGKSFGWASCLLKHQRLHSGEKPFKCKECGKRFTQNSQLHSHQRVHTGEKPYKCDECGKGFSWSSTRLTHQRRHSRETPLKCEEYGKNTVQNSFSKVQEKVHGVEKAYKCEDCGKGCNRCSNLDMHQRVHMGERKHGNVGVRYVLQSGLKSSTSSDYSCGRENLVM, encoded by the exons ATGGGCATCATCAAACAAATCAGGACTGAATTGCTAAATGTTGCCAAG GAGGCAGTGACCTTCAAGGACGTGGCTGTGGTCTTCACTgaggaggagctggggctacTGGACCCTGCCCAGAGGAAGCTGTACCGAGATGTGATGCTGGAGAATTTCGGGAACCTGCTGTCAGTGG GACAGCAAGCATTCAACAGGGATACTTTCCAGTTCCTAAGGGAAGAAAAGGTTTGGATGATGAAGACAGCAACCCAGAGAGAAGGGAATTCAG GAGGCAAGATCCAAACTGAGATGAAGCCTGTTTCAGAAGCAGGAACACATCAAGAGTGGTCCTGCCAGCAAATCTGGGAAAAAATTGTAAGTGATTTAACCAGGTCTCAAGCCTCGGTAATACATAGCTCTCAGTTCTCCAAACAAAGTGATTTACCCTGCCAGACTGAGGCAGGACTATCTGTAATTAACATAAGACAGAAATCTTCCCAGGGCAATGGATATAAACAGTCCTTCAATGATCTCTCCATCTTTGATTTTCATCAACAATTACACTCAGGAGAGAAGTCTCATACATGTGACGAGTGTGGAAAAAGCTTCTGTTACATCTCAGCCCTTCGTATTCATCAGAGAGTTCACATGGGAGACAAATGCTAtaagtgtgatgtgtgtggtaaGGAATTCAGTCAGAGCTTACATCTGCAAACTCATCAGAGACtacacactggagagaaaccattCAAATGTGTGGAATGTGGGAAAGGCTTCAGTCGTAGATCAGCACTTAATGTGCATTGCAAATtgcacacaggagagaaaccttataaTTGTGaggaatgtgggaaggccttcaTTCATGATTCCCAGCTTCAAGAACATCAGAGAATCCATACTGGGGAGAAGCCATTCAAATGTGATATATGTGATAAGAGCTTCTGTGGTAGATCAAGACTTAATAGGCACTCCATGGTTCACACGGGAGAAAAACCTTTCCAATGCGATATGTGTGGTAAGAGCTTTCGTCAGAGATCAGCACTTAATAGTCATCACATGGTCCACACAGGAGAGAAGCCATACAAATGTGAGGAGTGTGGAAAAGGCTTTATTTGTAGGCGAGATCTTTATACGCATCATATGGTCCACACGGGAGAGAAGCCATATAATTGTAAAGAATGTGGGAAGAGCTTCAGATGGGCCTCATGTCTTTTGAAACATCAGCGAGTCCACAGTggagaaaaacccttcaaatgtgaagaatgtgggaaagGATTTTACACAAATTCACAACGTTATTCCCATCAGAGATCCCACAGTGGAGAAAAACCATACAAATGTGTGGAGTGTGGGAAGGGCTACAAAAGGAGGTTGGATCTTGACTTTCACCAGCGGGTCCATACAGGAGAGAAACTGTATAattgtaaggaatgtgggaagagCTTTAGTCGGGCCCCTTGTCTTTTGAAACATGAGAGACTCCACAGTGGAGAAAAACCATTCCAATGTGAGGAGTGTGGGAAGAGGTTTACTCAGAATTCACATCTCCATTCCCATCAGCGAGTCCACACTGGAGAAAAGCCATACAAATGTGAGAAGTGTGGGAAGGGCTACAATAGTAAGTTTAATCTTGATATGCACCAGAAGGTCCACACAGGAGAAAGACCATATAATTGTAAAGAATGTGGGAAGAGTTTTGGTTGGGCCTCGTGTCTTTTGAAACATCAGAGACTGCACAGTGGAGAAAAACCATTCAAATGTAAAGAGTGTGGGAAAAGATTTACTCAGAATTCACAGCTTCATTCTCATCAAAGAGTGCACACCGGAGAAAAGCCATACAAATGTGATGAGTGTGGGAAGGGTTTCAGCTGGTCTTCAACCCGTCTGACCCATCAGAGACGCCACAGCAGAGAAACACCTCTCAAATGTGAGGAGTATGGGAAGAATACTGTACAGAATTCATTCTCTAAAGTCCAAGAAAAAGTTCACGGTgtagaaaaggcatacaaatgtgAGGACTGTGGGAAGGGCTGCAATAGGTGCTCGAATCTTGACATGCATCAGAGGGTCCACATGGGAGAGAGAAAACATGGAAATGTGGGAGTGCGGTATGTGCTTCAGTCAGGCCTCAAGTCTTCAACTTCATCAGATTATTCATGTGGGAGAGAAAACTTAGTGATGTGA
- the LOC144576459 gene encoding uncharacterized protein LOC144576459 isoform X4: MCGAQDAAFRVLEGYLQGDSITARSKNTGLFHHFIFGGTQEAVTFKDVAVVFTEEELGLLDPAQRKLYRDVMLENFGNLLSVGQQAFNRDTFQFLREEKVWMMKTATQREGNSGGKIQTEMKPVSEAGTHQEWSCQQIWEKIVSDLTRSQASVIHSSQFSKQSDLPCQTEAGLSVINIRQKSSQGNGYKQSFNDLSIFDFHQQLHSGEKSHTCDECGKSFCYISALRIHQRVHMGDKCYKCDVCGKEFSQSLHLQTHQRLHTGEKPFKCVECGKGFSRRSALNVHCKLHTGEKPYNCEECGKAFIHDSQLQEHQRIHTGEKPFKCDICDKSFCGRSRLNRHSMVHTGEKPFQCDMCGKSFRQRSALNSHHMVHTGEKPYKCEECGKGFICRRDLYTHHMVHTGEKPYNCKECGKSFRWASCLLKHQRVHSGEKPFKCEECGKGFYTNSQRYSHQRSHSGEKPYKCVECGKGYKRRLDLDFHQRVHTGEKLYNCKECGKSFSRAPCLLKHERLHSGEKPFQCEECGKRFTQNSHLHSHQRVHTGEKPYKCEKCGKGYNSKFNLDMHQKVHTGERPYNCKECGKSFGWASCLLKHQRLHSGEKPFKCKECGKRFTQNSQLHSHQRVHTGEKPYKCDECGKGFSWSSTRLTHQRRHSRETPLKCEEYGKNTVQNSFSKVQEKVHGVEKAYKCEDCGKGCNRCSNLDMHQRVHMGERKHGNVGVRYVLQSGLKSSTSSDYSCGRENLVM; encoded by the exons ATGTGTGGAGCCCAGGATGCCGCATTTAGAGTCCTAGAGGGTTACTTACAAGGAGACTCAATTACTGCACGAAGTAAAAATACAGgtctttttcatcatttcattttcGGTGGAACTCAG GAGGCAGTGACCTTCAAGGACGTGGCTGTGGTCTTCACTgaggaggagctggggctacTGGACCCTGCCCAGAGGAAGCTGTACCGAGATGTGATGCTGGAGAATTTCGGGAACCTGCTGTCAGTGG GACAGCAAGCATTCAACAGGGATACTTTCCAGTTCCTAAGGGAAGAAAAGGTTTGGATGATGAAGACAGCAACCCAGAGAGAAGGGAATTCAG GAGGCAAGATCCAAACTGAGATGAAGCCTGTTTCAGAAGCAGGAACACATCAAGAGTGGTCCTGCCAGCAAATCTGGGAAAAAATTGTAAGTGATTTAACCAGGTCTCAAGCCTCGGTAATACATAGCTCTCAGTTCTCCAAACAAAGTGATTTACCCTGCCAGACTGAGGCAGGACTATCTGTAATTAACATAAGACAGAAATCTTCCCAGGGCAATGGATATAAACAGTCCTTCAATGATCTCTCCATCTTTGATTTTCATCAACAATTACACTCAGGAGAGAAGTCTCATACATGTGACGAGTGTGGAAAAAGCTTCTGTTACATCTCAGCCCTTCGTATTCATCAGAGAGTTCACATGGGAGACAAATGCTAtaagtgtgatgtgtgtggtaaGGAATTCAGTCAGAGCTTACATCTGCAAACTCATCAGAGACtacacactggagagaaaccattCAAATGTGTGGAATGTGGGAAAGGCTTCAGTCGTAGATCAGCACTTAATGTGCATTGCAAATtgcacacaggagagaaaccttataaTTGTGaggaatgtgggaaggccttcaTTCATGATTCCCAGCTTCAAGAACATCAGAGAATCCATACTGGGGAGAAGCCATTCAAATGTGATATATGTGATAAGAGCTTCTGTGGTAGATCAAGACTTAATAGGCACTCCATGGTTCACACGGGAGAAAAACCTTTCCAATGCGATATGTGTGGTAAGAGCTTTCGTCAGAGATCAGCACTTAATAGTCATCACATGGTCCACACAGGAGAGAAGCCATACAAATGTGAGGAGTGTGGAAAAGGCTTTATTTGTAGGCGAGATCTTTATACGCATCATATGGTCCACACGGGAGAGAAGCCATATAATTGTAAAGAATGTGGGAAGAGCTTCAGATGGGCCTCATGTCTTTTGAAACATCAGCGAGTCCACAGTggagaaaaacccttcaaatgtgaagaatgtgggaaagGATTTTACACAAATTCACAACGTTATTCCCATCAGAGATCCCACAGTGGAGAAAAACCATACAAATGTGTGGAGTGTGGGAAGGGCTACAAAAGGAGGTTGGATCTTGACTTTCACCAGCGGGTCCATACAGGAGAGAAACTGTATAattgtaaggaatgtgggaagagCTTTAGTCGGGCCCCTTGTCTTTTGAAACATGAGAGACTCCACAGTGGAGAAAAACCATTCCAATGTGAGGAGTGTGGGAAGAGGTTTACTCAGAATTCACATCTCCATTCCCATCAGCGAGTCCACACTGGAGAAAAGCCATACAAATGTGAGAAGTGTGGGAAGGGCTACAATAGTAAGTTTAATCTTGATATGCACCAGAAGGTCCACACAGGAGAAAGACCATATAATTGTAAAGAATGTGGGAAGAGTTTTGGTTGGGCCTCGTGTCTTTTGAAACATCAGAGACTGCACAGTGGAGAAAAACCATTCAAATGTAAAGAGTGTGGGAAAAGATTTACTCAGAATTCACAGCTTCATTCTCATCAAAGAGTGCACACCGGAGAAAAGCCATACAAATGTGATGAGTGTGGGAAGGGTTTCAGCTGGTCTTCAACCCGTCTGACCCATCAGAGACGCCACAGCAGAGAAACACCTCTCAAATGTGAGGAGTATGGGAAGAATACTGTACAGAATTCATTCTCTAAAGTCCAAGAAAAAGTTCACGGTgtagaaaaggcatacaaatgtgAGGACTGTGGGAAGGGCTGCAATAGGTGCTCGAATCTTGACATGCATCAGAGGGTCCACATGGGAGAGAGAAAACATGGAAATGTGGGAGTGCGGTATGTGCTTCAGTCAGGCCTCAAGTCTTCAACTTCATCAGATTATTCATGTGGGAGAGAAAACTTAGTGATGTGA
- the LOC144576459 gene encoding uncharacterized protein LOC144576459 isoform X8 has translation MSRKSEAVTFKDVAVVFTEEELGLLDPAQRKLYRDVMLENFGNLLSVGQQAFNRDTFQFLREEKVWMMKTATQREGNSGGKIQTEMKPVSEAGTHQEWSCQQIWEKIVSDLTRSQASVIHSSQFSKQSDLPCQTEAGLSVINIRQKSSQGNGYKQSFNDLSIFDFHQQLHSGEKSHTCDECGKSFCYISALRIHQRVHMGDKCYKCDVCGKEFSQSLHLQTHQRLHTGEKPFKCVECGKGFSRRSALNVHCKLHTGEKPYNCEECGKAFIHDSQLQEHQRIHTGEKPFKCDICDKSFCGRSRLNRHSMVHTGEKPFQCDMCGKSFRQRSALNSHHMVHTGEKPYKCEECGKGFICRRDLYTHHMVHTGEKPYNCKECGKSFRWASCLLKHQRVHSGEKPFKCEECGKGFYTNSQRYSHQRSHSGEKPYKCVECGKGYKRRLDLDFHQRVHTGEKLYNCKECGKSFSRAPCLLKHERLHSGEKPFQCEECGKRFTQNSHLHSHQRVHTGEKPYKCEKCGKGYNSKFNLDMHQKVHTGERPYNCKECGKSFGWASCLLKHQRLHSGEKPFKCKECGKRFTQNSQLHSHQRVHTGEKPYKCDECGKGFSWSSTRLTHQRRHSRETPLKCEEYGKNTVQNSFSKVQEKVHGVEKAYKCEDCGKGCNRCSNLDMHQRVHMGERKHGNVGVRYVLQSGLKSSTSSDYSCGRENLVM, from the exons ATGAGTAGGAAATCT GAGGCAGTGACCTTCAAGGACGTGGCTGTGGTCTTCACTgaggaggagctggggctacTGGACCCTGCCCAGAGGAAGCTGTACCGAGATGTGATGCTGGAGAATTTCGGGAACCTGCTGTCAGTGG GACAGCAAGCATTCAACAGGGATACTTTCCAGTTCCTAAGGGAAGAAAAGGTTTGGATGATGAAGACAGCAACCCAGAGAGAAGGGAATTCAG GAGGCAAGATCCAAACTGAGATGAAGCCTGTTTCAGAAGCAGGAACACATCAAGAGTGGTCCTGCCAGCAAATCTGGGAAAAAATTGTAAGTGATTTAACCAGGTCTCAAGCCTCGGTAATACATAGCTCTCAGTTCTCCAAACAAAGTGATTTACCCTGCCAGACTGAGGCAGGACTATCTGTAATTAACATAAGACAGAAATCTTCCCAGGGCAATGGATATAAACAGTCCTTCAATGATCTCTCCATCTTTGATTTTCATCAACAATTACACTCAGGAGAGAAGTCTCATACATGTGACGAGTGTGGAAAAAGCTTCTGTTACATCTCAGCCCTTCGTATTCATCAGAGAGTTCACATGGGAGACAAATGCTAtaagtgtgatgtgtgtggtaaGGAATTCAGTCAGAGCTTACATCTGCAAACTCATCAGAGACtacacactggagagaaaccattCAAATGTGTGGAATGTGGGAAAGGCTTCAGTCGTAGATCAGCACTTAATGTGCATTGCAAATtgcacacaggagagaaaccttataaTTGTGaggaatgtgggaaggccttcaTTCATGATTCCCAGCTTCAAGAACATCAGAGAATCCATACTGGGGAGAAGCCATTCAAATGTGATATATGTGATAAGAGCTTCTGTGGTAGATCAAGACTTAATAGGCACTCCATGGTTCACACGGGAGAAAAACCTTTCCAATGCGATATGTGTGGTAAGAGCTTTCGTCAGAGATCAGCACTTAATAGTCATCACATGGTCCACACAGGAGAGAAGCCATACAAATGTGAGGAGTGTGGAAAAGGCTTTATTTGTAGGCGAGATCTTTATACGCATCATATGGTCCACACGGGAGAGAAGCCATATAATTGTAAAGAATGTGGGAAGAGCTTCAGATGGGCCTCATGTCTTTTGAAACATCAGCGAGTCCACAGTggagaaaaacccttcaaatgtgaagaatgtgggaaagGATTTTACACAAATTCACAACGTTATTCCCATCAGAGATCCCACAGTGGAGAAAAACCATACAAATGTGTGGAGTGTGGGAAGGGCTACAAAAGGAGGTTGGATCTTGACTTTCACCAGCGGGTCCATACAGGAGAGAAACTGTATAattgtaaggaatgtgggaagagCTTTAGTCGGGCCCCTTGTCTTTTGAAACATGAGAGACTCCACAGTGGAGAAAAACCATTCCAATGTGAGGAGTGTGGGAAGAGGTTTACTCAGAATTCACATCTCCATTCCCATCAGCGAGTCCACACTGGAGAAAAGCCATACAAATGTGAGAAGTGTGGGAAGGGCTACAATAGTAAGTTTAATCTTGATATGCACCAGAAGGTCCACACAGGAGAAAGACCATATAATTGTAAAGAATGTGGGAAGAGTTTTGGTTGGGCCTCGTGTCTTTTGAAACATCAGAGACTGCACAGTGGAGAAAAACCATTCAAATGTAAAGAGTGTGGGAAAAGATTTACTCAGAATTCACAGCTTCATTCTCATCAAAGAGTGCACACCGGAGAAAAGCCATACAAATGTGATGAGTGTGGGAAGGGTTTCAGCTGGTCTTCAACCCGTCTGACCCATCAGAGACGCCACAGCAGAGAAACACCTCTCAAATGTGAGGAGTATGGGAAGAATACTGTACAGAATTCATTCTCTAAAGTCCAAGAAAAAGTTCACGGTgtagaaaaggcatacaaatgtgAGGACTGTGGGAAGGGCTGCAATAGGTGCTCGAATCTTGACATGCATCAGAGGGTCCACATGGGAGAGAGAAAACATGGAAATGTGGGAGTGCGGTATGTGCTTCAGTCAGGCCTCAAGTCTTCAACTTCATCAGATTATTCATGTGGGAGAGAAAACTTAGTGATGTGA
- the LOC144576459 gene encoding uncharacterized protein LOC144576459 isoform X7 produces MTTFTEAVTFKDVAVVFTEEELGLLDPAQRKLYRDVMLENFGNLLSVGQQAFNRDTFQFLREEKVWMMKTATQREGNSGGKIQTEMKPVSEAGTHQEWSCQQIWEKIVSDLTRSQASVIHSSQFSKQSDLPCQTEAGLSVINIRQKSSQGNGYKQSFNDLSIFDFHQQLHSGEKSHTCDECGKSFCYISALRIHQRVHMGDKCYKCDVCGKEFSQSLHLQTHQRLHTGEKPFKCVECGKGFSRRSALNVHCKLHTGEKPYNCEECGKAFIHDSQLQEHQRIHTGEKPFKCDICDKSFCGRSRLNRHSMVHTGEKPFQCDMCGKSFRQRSALNSHHMVHTGEKPYKCEECGKGFICRRDLYTHHMVHTGEKPYNCKECGKSFRWASCLLKHQRVHSGEKPFKCEECGKGFYTNSQRYSHQRSHSGEKPYKCVECGKGYKRRLDLDFHQRVHTGEKLYNCKECGKSFSRAPCLLKHERLHSGEKPFQCEECGKRFTQNSHLHSHQRVHTGEKPYKCEKCGKGYNSKFNLDMHQKVHTGERPYNCKECGKSFGWASCLLKHQRLHSGEKPFKCKECGKRFTQNSQLHSHQRVHTGEKPYKCDECGKGFSWSSTRLTHQRRHSRETPLKCEEYGKNTVQNSFSKVQEKVHGVEKAYKCEDCGKGCNRCSNLDMHQRVHMGERKHGNVGVRYVLQSGLKSSTSSDYSCGRENLVM; encoded by the exons GAGGCAGTGACCTTCAAGGACGTGGCTGTGGTCTTCACTgaggaggagctggggctacTGGACCCTGCCCAGAGGAAGCTGTACCGAGATGTGATGCTGGAGAATTTCGGGAACCTGCTGTCAGTGG GACAGCAAGCATTCAACAGGGATACTTTCCAGTTCCTAAGGGAAGAAAAGGTTTGGATGATGAAGACAGCAACCCAGAGAGAAGGGAATTCAG GAGGCAAGATCCAAACTGAGATGAAGCCTGTTTCAGAAGCAGGAACACATCAAGAGTGGTCCTGCCAGCAAATCTGGGAAAAAATTGTAAGTGATTTAACCAGGTCTCAAGCCTCGGTAATACATAGCTCTCAGTTCTCCAAACAAAGTGATTTACCCTGCCAGACTGAGGCAGGACTATCTGTAATTAACATAAGACAGAAATCTTCCCAGGGCAATGGATATAAACAGTCCTTCAATGATCTCTCCATCTTTGATTTTCATCAACAATTACACTCAGGAGAGAAGTCTCATACATGTGACGAGTGTGGAAAAAGCTTCTGTTACATCTCAGCCCTTCGTATTCATCAGAGAGTTCACATGGGAGACAAATGCTAtaagtgtgatgtgtgtggtaaGGAATTCAGTCAGAGCTTACATCTGCAAACTCATCAGAGACtacacactggagagaaaccattCAAATGTGTGGAATGTGGGAAAGGCTTCAGTCGTAGATCAGCACTTAATGTGCATTGCAAATtgcacacaggagagaaaccttataaTTGTGaggaatgtgggaaggccttcaTTCATGATTCCCAGCTTCAAGAACATCAGAGAATCCATACTGGGGAGAAGCCATTCAAATGTGATATATGTGATAAGAGCTTCTGTGGTAGATCAAGACTTAATAGGCACTCCATGGTTCACACGGGAGAAAAACCTTTCCAATGCGATATGTGTGGTAAGAGCTTTCGTCAGAGATCAGCACTTAATAGTCATCACATGGTCCACACAGGAGAGAAGCCATACAAATGTGAGGAGTGTGGAAAAGGCTTTATTTGTAGGCGAGATCTTTATACGCATCATATGGTCCACACGGGAGAGAAGCCATATAATTGTAAAGAATGTGGGAAGAGCTTCAGATGGGCCTCATGTCTTTTGAAACATCAGCGAGTCCACAGTggagaaaaacccttcaaatgtgaagaatgtgggaaagGATTTTACACAAATTCACAACGTTATTCCCATCAGAGATCCCACAGTGGAGAAAAACCATACAAATGTGTGGAGTGTGGGAAGGGCTACAAAAGGAGGTTGGATCTTGACTTTCACCAGCGGGTCCATACAGGAGAGAAACTGTATAattgtaaggaatgtgggaagagCTTTAGTCGGGCCCCTTGTCTTTTGAAACATGAGAGACTCCACAGTGGAGAAAAACCATTCCAATGTGAGGAGTGTGGGAAGAGGTTTACTCAGAATTCACATCTCCATTCCCATCAGCGAGTCCACACTGGAGAAAAGCCATACAAATGTGAGAAGTGTGGGAAGGGCTACAATAGTAAGTTTAATCTTGATATGCACCAGAAGGTCCACACAGGAGAAAGACCATATAATTGTAAAGAATGTGGGAAGAGTTTTGGTTGGGCCTCGTGTCTTTTGAAACATCAGAGACTGCACAGTGGAGAAAAACCATTCAAATGTAAAGAGTGTGGGAAAAGATTTACTCAGAATTCACAGCTTCATTCTCATCAAAGAGTGCACACCGGAGAAAAGCCATACAAATGTGATGAGTGTGGGAAGGGTTTCAGCTGGTCTTCAACCCGTCTGACCCATCAGAGACGCCACAGCAGAGAAACACCTCTCAAATGTGAGGAGTATGGGAAGAATACTGTACAGAATTCATTCTCTAAAGTCCAAGAAAAAGTTCACGGTgtagaaaaggcatacaaatgtgAGGACTGTGGGAAGGGCTGCAATAGGTGCTCGAATCTTGACATGCATCAGAGGGTCCACATGGGAGAGAGAAAACATGGAAATGTGGGAGTGCGGTATGTGCTTCAGTCAGGCCTCAAGTCTTCAACTTCATCAGATTATTCATGTGGGAGAGAAAACTTAGTGATGTGA
- the LOC144576459 gene encoding uncharacterized protein LOC144576459 isoform X2 — protein sequence MVNAAVNIHVPVHNTHPCWWVAPLAAFSCLFFCLFWHFAGTILLSQELHHSVLRKFPEVRGKMTTFTEAVTFKDVAVVFTEEELGLLDPAQRKLYRDVMLENFGNLLSVGQQAFNRDTFQFLREEKVWMMKTATQREGNSGGKIQTEMKPVSEAGTHQEWSCQQIWEKIVSDLTRSQASVIHSSQFSKQSDLPCQTEAGLSVINIRQKSSQGNGYKQSFNDLSIFDFHQQLHSGEKSHTCDECGKSFCYISALRIHQRVHMGDKCYKCDVCGKEFSQSLHLQTHQRLHTGEKPFKCVECGKGFSRRSALNVHCKLHTGEKPYNCEECGKAFIHDSQLQEHQRIHTGEKPFKCDICDKSFCGRSRLNRHSMVHTGEKPFQCDMCGKSFRQRSALNSHHMVHTGEKPYKCEECGKGFICRRDLYTHHMVHTGEKPYNCKECGKSFRWASCLLKHQRVHSGEKPFKCEECGKGFYTNSQRYSHQRSHSGEKPYKCVECGKGYKRRLDLDFHQRVHTGEKLYNCKECGKSFSRAPCLLKHERLHSGEKPFQCEECGKRFTQNSHLHSHQRVHTGEKPYKCEKCGKGYNSKFNLDMHQKVHTGERPYNCKECGKSFGWASCLLKHQRLHSGEKPFKCKECGKRFTQNSQLHSHQRVHTGEKPYKCDECGKGFSWSSTRLTHQRRHSRETPLKCEEYGKNTVQNSFSKVQEKVHGVEKAYKCEDCGKGCNRCSNLDMHQRVHMGERKHGNVGVRYVLQSGLKSSTSSDYSCGRENLVM from the exons GAGGCAGTGACCTTCAAGGACGTGGCTGTGGTCTTCACTgaggaggagctggggctacTGGACCCTGCCCAGAGGAAGCTGTACCGAGATGTGATGCTGGAGAATTTCGGGAACCTGCTGTCAGTGG GACAGCAAGCATTCAACAGGGATACTTTCCAGTTCCTAAGGGAAGAAAAGGTTTGGATGATGAAGACAGCAACCCAGAGAGAAGGGAATTCAG GAGGCAAGATCCAAACTGAGATGAAGCCTGTTTCAGAAGCAGGAACACATCAAGAGTGGTCCTGCCAGCAAATCTGGGAAAAAATTGTAAGTGATTTAACCAGGTCTCAAGCCTCGGTAATACATAGCTCTCAGTTCTCCAAACAAAGTGATTTACCCTGCCAGACTGAGGCAGGACTATCTGTAATTAACATAAGACAGAAATCTTCCCAGGGCAATGGATATAAACAGTCCTTCAATGATCTCTCCATCTTTGATTTTCATCAACAATTACACTCAGGAGAGAAGTCTCATACATGTGACGAGTGTGGAAAAAGCTTCTGTTACATCTCAGCCCTTCGTATTCATCAGAGAGTTCACATGGGAGACAAATGCTAtaagtgtgatgtgtgtggtaaGGAATTCAGTCAGAGCTTACATCTGCAAACTCATCAGAGACtacacactggagagaaaccattCAAATGTGTGGAATGTGGGAAAGGCTTCAGTCGTAGATCAGCACTTAATGTGCATTGCAAATtgcacacaggagagaaaccttataaTTGTGaggaatgtgggaaggccttcaTTCATGATTCCCAGCTTCAAGAACATCAGAGAATCCATACTGGGGAGAAGCCATTCAAATGTGATATATGTGATAAGAGCTTCTGTGGTAGATCAAGACTTAATAGGCACTCCATGGTTCACACGGGAGAAAAACCTTTCCAATGCGATATGTGTGGTAAGAGCTTTCGTCAGAGATCAGCACTTAATAGTCATCACATGGTCCACACAGGAGAGAAGCCATACAAATGTGAGGAGTGTGGAAAAGGCTTTATTTGTAGGCGAGATCTTTATACGCATCATATGGTCCACACGGGAGAGAAGCCATATAATTGTAAAGAATGTGGGAAGAGCTTCAGATGGGCCTCATGTCTTTTGAAACATCAGCGAGTCCACAGTggagaaaaacccttcaaatgtgaagaatgtgggaaagGATTTTACACAAATTCACAACGTTATTCCCATCAGAGATCCCACAGTGGAGAAAAACCATACAAATGTGTGGAGTGTGGGAAGGGCTACAAAAGGAGGTTGGATCTTGACTTTCACCAGCGGGTCCATACAGGAGAGAAACTGTATAattgtaaggaatgtgggaagagCTTTAGTCGGGCCCCTTGTCTTTTGAAACATGAGAGACTCCACAGTGGAGAAAAACCATTCCAATGTGAGGAGTGTGGGAAGAGGTTTACTCAGAATTCACATCTCCATTCCCATCAGCGAGTCCACACTGGAGAAAAGCCATACAAATGTGAGAAGTGTGGGAAGGGCTACAATAGTAAGTTTAATCTTGATATGCACCAGAAGGTCCACACAGGAGAAAGACCATATAATTGTAAAGAATGTGGGAAGAGTTTTGGTTGGGCCTCGTGTCTTTTGAAACATCAGAGACTGCACAGTGGAGAAAAACCATTCAAATGTAAAGAGTGTGGGAAAAGATTTACTCAGAATTCACAGCTTCATTCTCATCAAAGAGTGCACACCGGAGAAAAGCCATACAAATGTGATGAGTGTGGGAAGGGTTTCAGCTGGTCTTCAACCCGTCTGACCCATCAGAGACGCCACAGCAGAGAAACACCTCTCAAATGTGAGGAGTATGGGAAGAATACTGTACAGAATTCATTCTCTAAAGTCCAAGAAAAAGTTCACGGTgtagaaaaggcatacaaatgtgAGGACTGTGGGAAGGGCTGCAATAGGTGCTCGAATCTTGACATGCATCAGAGGGTCCACATGGGAGAGAGAAAACATGGAAATGTGGGAGTGCGGTATGTGCTTCAGTCAGGCCTCAAGTCTTCAACTTCATCAGATTATTCATGTGGGAGAGAAAACTTAGTGATGTGA